The genome window TAAGACCAAATTGGATACAAGTGGAGTTTATCCAGACAGGCTCCAAAAAATATTGGATTTAGGATTAGTGGATTATGTGGCTATGGATATCAAGGCACCATTCGACAAATATGAGGAAGTCATTAAAGCAGACATTGGGCAAAAGGTAAAGGAATCCATGGAAATTGTAAATAAATATGATGATATCACTTTAGAATGCAGAACCACTTATTGCCCTAAATTGCTTACAGAAGAAGACCTCTTTACAATAGTTGATGAAGTTGAATGTGACTTGTACACCATTCAGCAATTTAGAAACAGATGCGTTTTAGATGAATCATTGGCAGAGGCAGAAGAGCCAAATCCTCATGACATGGAGGATATCGCTAAAAGGATCAAAGAGGCATATCCTAATCAGGACATAAATGTAAAAACTGCAGAATTCGGTCAAAAAAGCATTTAAATAGCTATTTAAAAATCATTCATACTCATTAATTAATCTAGAAATTTCTAAAATTAGCTTAAATTATATATAATTATCTAAAATTGTTTAGATTAATCTGATTACCTAAACCAATAAACGTGAAATTTAAAAAATAAATAGATAAGTTTATTAATTTTTCAATAAAGATAATAATATAATTAGGATTACTTAATTATTTATTTTAGACTATTTTTTATTAAAAGTCTCCAAAAAAGGTGATAAAATGCCAATCATGTCCTTTGGAAGTCAGAACATAAATATAATCACAAATAAAAAAGCTATGACTGTAAGGAAGTTATGGAAAACACCTTTAAAAGTTGGAGACAGACTTCATTGCTATTGGAATTTAGCTTCTAAAGAAAAAAAGAAAATTTTTGAAGCTCAAGTTACTGACGTTAAGACACTCCCATTTAAAGAAATCAAAAACAATGATAAGCTAGCCCAAGAGGAAGGATACGCAGATTCCAATGAAATGGTGAAGGAATTTAAAAAGATGTATCCTGATGGAATCTCTGATGAAGATTTATTCCAGGTGATCTATTTTGAAAAGCTAGACATCAACAAATGGAAAGGGGAAAAAATTGACCAAAAAGAGATGATTACTCAAAGGGCAGACATTTTATTTGATACAGGTAAATATGACAAGTCTGTCTTATGTTATAATGCTGCATTAAAGATTGATCCAAATGATGTTTATCTTTTAAACAAAAAAGGGGACAATTTAAGCAGGCTCGACCGTTTTGATGAATCCATTGAATGTTATGACAAGGCTTTGGAGATTGAAGGGGATAATGAATACATCTGGAACAACAAGGCAATAGCTATGCTTAACTCTGGAAATATAGAGGAAGCACTTGAAGCAAGCAATGGTGCATTGAATGCAAACCCTAACAATCCAGTAGTTCTCTATTGGAGAGGATTTATTCTAGAAATCTTAGCAGAATTCGATAAGGCCTTAGAGGTTTATGATAAATTGATTACCATTGATGACACCAACCCAGAAGTTTGGAATGCACGTGGAAATGTATTGACTGATATGGAAAGGCCTGAAGAGGCATTGGAAGCATATGACAAGGCATTGGAATTATGTTTGGAAGATTCTGAAATAGATGCAACAGCACAAAACAGGAAAGGAAATGCTCTCCTTGATCTTGGTAGATTTGAAGAGGCAATTGAATGTTATGATAAAGCGATAGAGCTTGAGCCAAGAAACACTTCATTCCTATTGAACAAGGGAGTTGTATTGATGGAACTTGACAGATT of Methanobrevibacter ruminantium contains these proteins:
- a CDS encoding anaerobic ribonucleoside-triphosphate reductase activating protein, with amino-acid sequence MEYSVTVTSSIEYPKNMSFVIFLAKCPLRCPYCSNSEILEEGTEISLEEIYEKIDDSAMFMDAVVVSGGEPLVQYEDVIEIFKYVREIGLKTKLDTSGVYPDRLQKILDLGLVDYVAMDIKAPFDKYEEVIKADIGQKVKESMEIVNKYDDITLECRTTYCPKLLTEEDLFTIVDEVECDLYTIQQFRNRCVLDESLAEAEEPNPHDMEDIAKRIKEAYPNQDINVKTAEFGQKSI
- a CDS encoding tetratricopeptide repeat protein; this encodes MPIMSFGSQNINIITNKKAMTVRKLWKTPLKVGDRLHCYWNLASKEKKKIFEAQVTDVKTLPFKEIKNNDKLAQEEGYADSNEMVKEFKKMYPDGISDEDLFQVIYFEKLDINKWKGEKIDQKEMITQRADILFDTGKYDKSVLCYNAALKIDPNDVYLLNKKGDNLSRLDRFDESIECYDKALEIEGDNEYIWNNKAIAMLNSGNIEEALEASNGALNANPNNPVVLYWRGFILEILAEFDKALEVYDKLITIDDTNPEVWNARGNVLTDMERPEEALEAYDKALELCLEDSEIDATAQNRKGNALLDLGRFEEAIECYDKAIELEPRNTSFLLNKGVVLMELDR